Part of the BD1-7 clade bacterium genome, AGTGTACCCACACTGACCCTGTTAGGGTCGAAAGGCATCGCAGATCAACGTACCGGTTTGATATCAGTCACTGATATCCGCCAATGGCTGGATCACCATCTAGCCAATGAGAACGCCAATCAACGGAGAGCGTCATGACCAAGCAACAACGTATAGCAACTGCCGCACTGGCACTGACATTAACTACCATGGCCGTTGCCCCGGCAGCACATGCAGGCGGCAAAGAGAAATGCTACGGCGTTTCTGCCGCTGGTCAAAATGACTGCGGCAACCTTGCAGGCACACATTCCTGCGCAGGCCAATCAGCGGTCGATAATGACCCGGGCGAATGGAAGCTGGTTGCCAAAGGCACCTGCGAAAACATCGGCGGCATGTTGAAGGCCGAAGCGAAAAAACGTTATCAGGCGAACAATTCCTGATCCAAAGATTAACATTGTACGTTAGGAGAATAAGATGTCCCGTTCAGAGCATGCCAGCTTGTCTCGTCGTCAGACACCCGGTCTTGTTGGAGTCGGTCTTCGGCACCCGCACTATCGGGACTCCTTGAGCGGGGCATCTTCCATCGATTTTGTAGAAATTCACGCAGAAAACTTTTTTGCTGAAGGCGGCGTTATTCCAGCAGTACTGGAAGACGTATCTCAGCAGTACCCGATCAGCCTGCATTCAACCTCGCTCGGGCTTGGCTCTGCAACTGGCGTTAATCAGAATTATCTGACTCGGCTTGAACGCCTTGTTAACAGACTCAACCCCATGCTGGTTTCAGATCATGCCAGTTTTGCCTGGGGAGAATTTAACGGCCACGCGGTTCATGCAGGCGATTTACTACCGATCGAATTTACTCGCCGAAGCATTGATGTGTTAGTCGCCAATATCGATCGAGTGCAACAAACACTAGGCCGACGCATATTGCTAGAAAACTTATCGGCTTATGCCGCTTACCCGAACGATATTATTCCGGAAACCGAATTTCTTACGACCGTCGCCGAAAAATCGCAGTGCGGATTACTGATTGACCTCAATAACTGCTTGGTCAACGCGCACAACTTTGCTGACGAAGCCCCTTTGGCCGCGGCACAACGATGGTTTGATGATATTCCACCATCGCTGATTGGCGAGATTCACCTCGCGGGCTATACCCCACAGGCCAAACCGAATTTTGTGATCGATGATCACAGCCAACCGGTTTCTGAACAATGCTGGGAGTTGTACCACTATGCATTGGAGCGCACCGGCCCGGTTACGNCCTTAATCGAATGGGATAACAATTTACCCGAGTGGCACACTCTGCTGGAACAGGCAGAAACAGCGCGCAAAATCATGCACCAAGCCACCGGTAACAACCCGATCACTAGCGCAACGGTGTCAAAACAGCAAGAGGTTGAATCTTCAGAGGTGACCCATGCAATCTAATATCCCAAGCCTGCAAGAACAGCAAAATCGCCTACTAACCGATATTTTTAGTCGCCGAAGTACCGATAACCAGGGCATTCAGGTATATCAAAATAACCTGCTGATGACCGCAGCGCGCTCGCTTTCAATCACTTACCCGGTATTGGAACACATGATTGGTGAGCAGCCGATGATTGCACTGGCGAGAGAGCTATTGCAAACAACACCGCCCGGTAGCGGCGACTGGGCAGATTGGGGCGAGCATTTAGCTGATCTCATTACTCAAACACCGTTAGCAGATGATGCCCCATTTCTTGCGGATATGGCACGTTTGGAATGGGCTATCCACGAAGCCGGCCGGCACTATGCTGCCCCTTTTGATACGCAATCACTGACACTGCTGAGTGAACATGATCCAAACAATCTGTATCTGGTATTCCCAACCACGTTTCATGTGATCGCTAGTGAATTTCCTATCGATTTAATCTGGCAGGCACACAAGACAGATTCCGGTGAGATAAAACTCGACCAACAACGCTTGGCAGACGCGTTAGCAGCAGACCACCAGCCTTGCTACCTGCGTATTGATCAACAGCATCTCGTGCCTAACATCGCACGTTTAACCGCCGATGATTTTGCCTGGGAACGCGACGCCCTTAACCAACAGAGCCTGGGAACCTTACTAGACGCCCACCCGGAATTTGATTTGGGTGTCTGGCTCGCAGAGGCCTCAAGCCATCACCGGCTACGCGGCTTACGCCTGGCGCTGTACAGCTAATAATCTCATCGAACGACAATAATTAATAACCACCACATGCACTACTACCACAACAACAAAAAACTTATAAATCATTGATTTAAATGCAAATAAGTTGCAAAGGAGACATCCATGACTGAACTCACTCAACGTCTTTACCAAAATTATGCCATTGTCAGCGATGGCCTCGGTAAATTGCATTCCGTAGCCTCTGTTGCTGCACGACTCTATATCGCCCAAATCTTTTTCAGTGCTGGGCTAACCAAAATTCGTGACTGGGACACCACCCTGTTTCTCTTCGAAGAAGAGTATCACGTGCCCTTTATACCCTTCGAACTCGCGGCCTACCTAGGCACCTTAGGCGAGCTAGTGTTTCCGGTATTACTATTTGCCGGCTTATTTACCCGCTTCTCTGCGCTAAGCCTCTCTGTGGTTAACATCATTGCGGTTATCAGCTTGGCAGAAATCGCTCCAGCCGCATTTTACCTACATGTGATCTGGGGGGTACTATTGGCTCAACTGGCAGTGTATGGGGGCGGCGTTCTTTCTGCGGACCATTGGATTCGTGCGAAACTGAATAGAACATAAAGCGGTCAATCATCAGCTCATTATAAGGCCGCCTTTACTACTTCGTTAGCTATCAAGTAAAGCCGGCCTTTTATCAAAAATGAACACACCTAACGACTACTATAAAGTTGATGAGCCAGTAATTCTATCGCTGATAAACCACAGGCTTCGTACTCGAGTTTGACGTCTAAAAAGCAGGATAAGCTCAGTGAAAAAGTGATCAACATCAAATGTCGACACCAAATGATAACTTTTAATCTGACCTTATTCGTTTTGTGAACTCATTCAAATAAGCCCATTTTTGGTCGAACATTGTGAACAGTGCCCTGTACTTACCGCGATAACATAGTCCCTGAACACTGTTGTAGATTCAGGGGTAACATGAGCAAGTTCACACTATCCAGTCTGTCATTTTTTATGGCTTTCTCCGCACTCACTCACGCAAGTGGGGGTGAATCCGAGTTAACGCAGGCACAGGTCGGCTTACCGTTTCATTCCGGAGCTGTCACTCCGGTTAACCGAGAGTTACTGCCCAAAGGCCCCAAACACAACCTAACCTTTTTAAAAAATGGTGAGCCACTTACACCGCTAACCGACACCTACAGTCGCACCGAACTGATCTTCCCGATTGAACAGACCTTTAAGCTACACTCGAATCCTCAAGCACCCCGCAAACTGTATTTGTGGTTTAAAAATTACGAAAATCCAACGTCCGCGGATGGCCTTACTGTCGGACTCCATGGCTCTGAAATAGAACACCTGTTAGAAAAATATCCCAACCTCTATGCCATGATGCCAGCAAGCATGCGTGAAACGGTTGAAACCAAAGGGTGGACTGCGACTCGAAAAGTGGGACAATCAGCTGAAGAATTTCTCGCCAGTGACTTCGTCAAAGCACTGATAGCCACCCCCGAGGGTCAAGCCTATTTCAGCAACCCCAACAGGCCTTTTCTCTGGCGCGCACATGATGTTGATGGCGATACTGACCACTTCAATGCGGAAGAATCAGCCGTCATTCAAAAGTTCTTTATGGCCGCATCGGCGTTTTATGCACCCTACGAAATTGACATTACTACGGAAACACCAAGCCCGGAAGATTTAGCACGTACATCCGCCGATGATGACTCCTACGGCGTTCGGGTTTTAATCAGTTACAGCCAAAGCACACCAAATGCCACCAACGATTGGGACGGCCTGGATTTGTCGGTCATTGGCCAAGAAAAACCGATTCAAGCACCAACAGGTGGTTACGCCACCCCCAATACCACCTTTCACGAATTTGGCCACAACCTGGGCAATGGCCACCATCCCGTCAATACATCCGATGGCGGTTATTTCATCGAAAATATCCCATGGGGCTACTTAAAAGGACCGGGGAATACCTCGGCACGCTCAATGATGGGGGCAAGGTTCTACGACACACGTGCAGTTAGCACACCGTTTGAAGTGCAAGCTATATCGCCCAATATTCAACCTCGGGTCGATGACTTTGCCAATACGATTGATGATGCAGCACCACTTTTTCCAGCGATTGATCAAGATTTGTTAATTCGCTGGGCTGTTATTGAACACAGCAGTGACATTGATGTATTCACTTTCACACTGGACTATGAACAACAGATCCATTTAAAGATAGAACCGGTGTTTCACAGCGGCGTTAACTTGAATACAACGCTGCTGGCATCCTCCGGCACTGTGATTGAAACACAGGATTTTCACGGAGACACCGACAGCCAATACCGCCGAAATCTGCCGGCTGGCGAGTACTACCTGACAGTGAAAACCAGCAAATATGAACCGCTGACAGGCAGTTGTTGGAAAGTGGGCGAATCACGTCCAACATCGACTAGCCAATGTAAACAAGGCACCGGCAGCCATGAGTACGGCGCATTAGGGCCATACACCGTGTCGCTGGCCACCAGCGATGACATCCTGGGAATTATGCCTGCACGTGGCAACATGCAAGTACGAGCTGATCGTTTTTTACTGAATGGCGATGCTGAGCACGAATTAGATGTACTAGCCAATGATCGTTTTGAAACACAAGCCCGTGCAACTATTTCGCTGCTAACGTTGCCGAAACACGGAACTGCACAGGTGTCACACGATAACACGATCATTTACCAACCGGATGCCAATTACCTTGGTATGGATGATTGGGCATATTCGGTAACGATTAACGACAAAGTACAATCTGAACGTATCCATATTACAATAGCCACTGACGCAGACACCTTGTTAGCCAATGATGACTTCAAACTCACGTTTGAAAATCATCCAGTCAAAGTCGATGTACTATCGAATGACTTTGCCTTAAATGACACTCTCAAGCTTGTTGCCATCAGTTCAGAACCACAGCATGGGCGTGTTGAAATAGCA contains:
- a CDS encoding Uncharacterised protein (UPF0276 protein CCNA_03364) gives rise to the protein MSRSEHASLSRRQTPGLVGVGLRHPHYRDSLSGASSIDFVEIHAENFFAEGGVIPAVLEDVSQQYPISLHSTSLGLGSATGVNQNYLTRLERLVNRLNPMLVSDHASFAWGEFNGHAVHAGDLLPIEFTRRSIDVLVANIDRVQQTLGRRILLENLSAYAAYPNDIIPETEFLTTVAEKSQCGLLIDLNNCLVNAHNFADEAPLAAAQRWFDDIPPSLIGEIHLAGYTPQAKPNFVIDDHSQPVSEQCWELYHYALERTGPVTXLIEWDNNLPEWHTLLEQAETARKIMHQATGNNPITSATVSKQQEVESSEVTHAI